The Dehalobacter sp. DCM sequence CTTCCAGACTTTTCATACCGCTTCGTCCATAGTAAACCGCCCAGCAGGGCAATACGATAAAAAAGATAAATAAGGCAATGTATTTGCCGATTTCCATCATGAATTCCCCTTTCATTCACTCGTTCTAAATGATGCGTTGCTAGTCAAACTTTTTAAAGAAGCCCTTGCCGAAGATGGATATGCCTATCGCAGCAAAACAAAAAAACAAGATTGTTCCAATAAAAATAGTACTCGCATGCATGTTGATCCCCCCTTTCAAAATAAATGATAAATAAAAAACCCGCATCTCAAACAGAGTGCGGATTTTTCCATCATCCATCACCTAAACCAGCCCGTTCGCGAAGCTGGCATAGAAATTTGCAGGCAGGTCTCCTGGCTTGGATCATTGCGTATTACACCTTCCCCCATCATAACCGGAGTGGTATCTGTATACGCTCCTCTTTACAGTGGCGGGTCCGTCCGGGAATCACACCCGGTTCCCTATTCTCCCCAAAAGGGGCACCTGCAAATATACGAAGTTATTTATATTATTCTGAAGTATTCAATCTGTCTTTAATTGTCCTAATATGATTCTTCCTGGCTTTTCAAACACCGGAATATTTTGGGTTTCTCTGGATGAGCAAGGAAAGAGCGTCGTAAAGGCGCGTGAGTTTTCCCAAAAAAAGGCTCCCTTTCCCTATGATCATCACCTGCTTCACGTTGTCCCTCAGTATTAGTTCCCGCGCAGGCCCAATGTACGGCACTCCTGAAGGAATGTGCCCCTGACTTGGCGCAAAGCCAGGCACTCCAAAGCGGCGGATCTGTTCCTGAATCTCGCTACGATCGATCTCTTTATTTAGCACACCCAAGGAAGCGATCATTTTATAGTTCTTTTCAGCAATATCACCACACCCTGTAGGCTCAAGGATTTCTGGATTCACAAGCTCTGCGGCATAACGATCAATCTCTGATATTTTATAGCCGCCTTTTGTTAAAGGCTCCGCGATAAGGGAACGAAAAACCTGTTGCGGTGAATCGCCACAGCCTACATTCATTCTGCCAATTAGATCCGTACGCAAAATCGGATTGAAACCGTCATCCTTACTGATATGAATGGCAAAGGCTCCTAACATATCCTCCAGGACAGGCATCCCGTGTTTAAGGTGGATTCCTGCATTGAGGCCAAGCTTCGCACAGCAGCCGCCGCCTACGACAATCACGTTTGCAAAGATCCCTGACTGTACGAATGCTGCAGCTTGCAGCAAGGCATGCATTGGGGCTGCACAGAATGCACGCGTATCGGCGCCGCTGGCATTTGAACAGGTGCAGGCTTCGGCAATGGACTTGGCGAAACCACCGCCTCCCTTTTGCCGGATATCTCCACAGGCCTCCTCAGATGCTTCAAAAATATAGTCTACGTCCAGAGGATGAAGGCCAGTATTGTTGAAGAGGAGCTGCAGCGCTGCCGTTGCTGAAGCCTTGGCAATGAGGTTCTCTGCGATCCGTGAGGCGGCTAGGGCAGGATCCGAAATGCTTGCCTTCTGGATACACCCGATGGTACTTCCGTCAAAGGTCAATGGCAAGGCTTCCCTTGTTTGAATCGATTCTGCAATCTCTTCATTAGAAAGTGAATCATTTTGGGCAGAGGATATCCCTTTGAGCATCGATACAGCAGGATGTGCACGAAGTTTTGGGAAGACGGCCTGTTTAAAACCCGTTTCCAAGCACACAAGGCCATTGACGTCAACCGCAGCTAGCAATCCCAAAAATTCATCTTCTGGGAAAATTTCGCCGAAGCGCCCGAAACGCTTCGCATCGGGCAAAGCATGATGATACCAGGGACGGGGGATATTCAATAAATCCTTGGGAAAAAGATTCCCAATAAAAGCCTGATTCGGCGGATAACATACAGCCTCTCCAAAACTGCGCAGTTCATCCGCGAGCAAATGCGTGGAAACATTACCTTCTGCGCTTGCCTGCTGCAAAAGAAGTCCGGGTGTATGAAATAAGGCATAACTTGCTCCTTTGATGACCGGAAAGCTCATACAGTCACTTCCTAAGGAAAGAATTGTTTCCGTACATTGGAAACCTCTTGAACAATCGCTGGAATGTCAAGGATCATTTCGCTCATTTCCATATGCCGTAAATAAATCTGCTGATCAACAAATGCTTTGAGTTCTGCAATATGATAAGACTTCAGCCCAAACTGGGCTTCTGCAAACGGATCAAAAAATGCAGGGTCACAGCCCGCTACCGTTTCAGCAGCGATCACCGCCATTTCAGGATCCGAACTCCCCAGTACAGCGATGAGTTCCTCACGGCCGAACTTCTGAGCAAGTTTCCGGATTTGTGCCTGATTTTCTTGATCCATTGCCCCAGCCGATGTTCAAACGTAACAATGCGTCATCGCATAGATCACTTCACCGCCCGCGCTCATAACACATTCTTCCAATGATTGAGCCGGAATGCCATCCCGGTCACCGATAATAATCACTTTTTTCCCTTTTAACATGACATTCTCCCCTCCTTTGATTTACCTTTTTCTCAAATTAAGTAAAACTTGGCTGGCGTCAAGTCTTTGGCACGTGAAGGCGATCATAGCCTTCACGCCCCAGTTGCACTGATATACAAAAAAAAGTCCAGTGATCAAATCAGAAAATTTGATCGCAGGACTTTACCTTCATCCCCGATGACAATTTAAAGGCAGGTCTCCTGGCTACGGGTCATTGCTTGTTTCGAAGGCCTTCCCGGCTTATACCAGTGGCTATCCGATCGCTCGCCGATTACAGTGGTGGGTCCGCTCCGTTCATTGTCCAGATTTGACAATGTTTGGATTCCCTATTCTCCCCATGCGCGGGGCACCTTAATCATCATATAGAATTTGAGTTTACTTTACAATAAATCCAATAGATTGTCAATGATTTCGTACAGGAGATGTTCCGATTCGGATGATTGATACATACCATATGATTTAACTTATTCTAATTCTGATTCTAGTTCTCCCAGCAGATCTTCAAATGCGCTGATGAGTCCGCCCATGATCGCATCCACTAATGCGTCATCCATGGTAATGGTCCAGCTATTATTATTCTTCACCAGAGTCACATCGATTGTTGTTGTTACCATTTGCTCCTCATTGGCAATGGCGTCAAATAGGAGCTGCTCTACCACCTGTAAAATTTCCTCATCAGTCAATTGTTCTTCTTCAGGCAATAATGACTGTTCCAACGCCAATTCAGCGACCGCATCGAGGTAGGCATCCAAGACGGCTGCGAAATCCGTATTGGTAATTTCTGCTGTTACGGTTGCTGTATCCCCGTTAATCGTTGTCGATACAATGTTGTCATCGAGATAGGCATAAAACAAAGCAATATTTTCATCTGTGATTGTGGCACTTGTTGCTTCATCCGAATTGATGAATTCATCGTAACTGAAATAGCGGTTTACAGTATCCTTATCCAGCGCTTTGATCGCATTCATTGCGTTGGCAAACGCTTCGTCGGGTTGCTCCAAAACGATACACGAATAGATCTGATTCAGAGCCAATGGCTTCACAACAGTGGTGCCGCCGACAGAATAAATTTTATTAATTTGTCCTACCTTACCTAATAAAAAGGTTTGTACGGAAGGGTCAATGCCGTTGCCGACGAGCAAAATGGCTTTACCCTGCTTAGCCGCTAACGCGGAACCTGCCAAGGCATCGGGGAAGTTGAGCCCGGTGGCAACAAAGAGGGTATCCGTCGCTTGACCAAGGCCATTGATAATGCTGACCGCTGTTTCATAACGATTATTTCCGCCATAACGGATTGGGTTCGGAAGCTTGGACTCCACTTGCGCGCTGATGACGCCAGTCCCGCCGGTAATAATCGTGTCGGTTACTTGCAGTGTCGATAAAGCGTCACTTGTCGCTGCCGGCAGGGAATTGGTTTCTGATAACAGAATCGGTACGCCGTTTTGCGCTGCCCAAGATGAAATCGCTAAGGCATCGGGGAAATTCTGCGCATAGGCGATAACAGCCTTCTTCGTCAGTAGTTTCTGATTTTCATGCAAATATTTGGCAATATTTGCGGAGGTTTCATAACGGTTGCCGCCAGTGATCCGCTCAACCGTATAGTCAATATCTAGATTCTCCTCAATTGCAGTGGATACCGCGCTAATACCGCCAAGAATATAGATCGTTTGCGCTTGGAGTCGTTCGATCTCCAGCGCTGTATCAGGAGATAATGTTTTACTGTTCGTTAAAAGAATCGGTGCATCATAGGCTGCTGCCAGGACAGCCCCAGCTAATGCATCCGGAAAATTGTTATCACGAACTAGGATAACGGCATTTGAGCCTGCATTCCATCCCTCTTTTGAAATTTCAATCGCAGTCAACGTCCGGTTATTCCCTGCGAGCCGTTGATTTTCAACTGTCTGGGCAGCGTATGCTGACAGCGGCATCGCAGGGATAGTGAATGTGAACACCAGTGCCATCGCGAGCAGGAACTTTAGCCAATTTCTTCGAAAACTCATTCTTTCTTCCTCCTAAAATAGTAAGTAAGTAAATAGTATATTAAAAAAGAATACTGAGAAGAATTATATAGCAAATCCTGTTTTACTTCCTTCTGAAATTATAGGAAAAAAGTCTAGCAAAGTTTGGTAATAACAAAAAAAGATGTTGCATTATACCAGGCAGCATCTATATTTAGAGTTTTTTATCCCTTTAGTGATTTTTTTATTATTACGCTGTTTTGTTTTATCTGATTCAACACATGACCGGCTGACCGGGGTAAAATACCCCTTTGTCAGCCGGTCGTTTTTTCGAATATTTCCAATATGAACGGAATATAAACGCATAGTATTGACAATAAGGACTGATCCACCATATTCTTAATTGACTATTCTTAATTTGACTATTCTTCTTGATTCGCTAACATTGTTAATTACCCATATTTAACCTGGGGGCATACGCTATGATTTTCTTTGGACATTTGGGACTAACCGGTTTGGCGGCTAAGGCAGCCGAGAAATCATTGGGGAAAATCACCATGGATTACCGCGTCGTCTTCATTGGATCCATTTTACCCGATGTGATCGATAAACCCATCGGCCGAATTCTCTTTGCTGAAACCTTCCAGACCGGCAGAGTATTTGCCCACACCCTACTGTTTATCGTGCTCTTATTGGGGATTGGAATCGTTCGTTATTATCTGTGTCGGAAAAATGGCTGGCTGGTACTTGCCGGAAGCTGTTTAATGCACGACGTCTTTGACGCCATGTGGCTGATTCCGCAGACATTTTATTGGCCGTTTTACGGTTTGGATTTTTATGCACCGCCGAACAGCGCCTGGATCAAAAGCGGCTTGCTCCGGCTAATAAGTGATCCGACGCTATACATTCCGGAAATTATCGGGTTTATCATTATCCTGTATTTTATCATAAAAATTATTGTCCGCCATCGGATTAACGTGTTCATAAAAAACGGTGTCCTCTAAAAAGGAATCGCCGTTTTTTGAAAGCCCGGACAGGTGATACCGTCGGCTTTCGGTCAGTTTAGGATAGCGAAAAAATAAGTGTGAGGAGTAGTATGTAATGAGTACATCCGTATTTGTTATCGGTCATAAAAATCCGGATTCGGATTCTGTTTGTTCGGCGATCGCTTATGCCGAGCTAAAAAAGAAAATGGGCATTGATGCCATTCCGGCCATACTGGGTGACATCAATCGCGAGACGGAATTCATTATTCGTTATTTTGGTGCAAAAATACCGGAACTCATCGGTACGGTAAAAACTCAGGTCTGTGATATCAATATGGATCAGGCCTTTCCGGTGTCTTCCGATATTTCAATCAAAACGGCATGGAATCTGATGAAACGAAACAACGTCAAAACCATACCGGTGGTGGATGAACACGAGAAGCTTCTGGG is a genomic window containing:
- the grdC gene encoding glycine/sarcosine/betaine reductase complex component C subunit beta, which translates into the protein MSFPVIKGASYALFHTPGLLLQQASAEGNVSTHLLADELRSFGEAVCYPPNQAFIGNLFPKDLLNIPRPWYHHALPDAKRFGRFGEIFPEDEFLGLLAAVDVNGLVCLETGFKQAVFPKLRAHPAVSMLKGISSAQNDSLSNEEIAESIQTREALPLTFDGSTIGCIQKASISDPALAASRIAENLIAKASATAALQLLFNNTGLHPLDVDYIFEASEEACGDIRQKGGGGFAKSIAEACTCSNASGADTRAFCAAPMHALLQAAAFVQSGIFANVIVVGGGCCAKLGLNAGIHLKHGMPVLEDMLGAFAIHISKDDGFNPILRTDLIGRMNVGCGDSPQQVFRSLIAEPLTKGGYKISEIDRYAAELVNPEILEPTGCGDIAEKNYKMIASLGVLNKEIDRSEIQEQIRRFGVPGFAPSQGHIPSGVPYIGPARELILRDNVKQVMIIGKGSLFLGKLTRLYDALSLLIQRNPKYSGV
- the grdA gene encoding glycine/sarcosine/betaine reductase complex selenoprotein A is translated as MLKGKKVIIIGDRDGIPAQSLEECVMSAGGEVIYAMTHCYVUTSAGAMDQENQAQIRKLAQKFGREELIAVLGSSDPEMAVIAAETVAGCDPAFFDPFAEAQFGLKSYHIAELKAFVDQQIYLRHMEMSEMILDIPAIVQEVSNVRKQFFP
- a CDS encoding cell wall-binding repeat-containing protein, which gives rise to MSFRRNWLKFLLAMALVFTFTIPAMPLSAYAAQTVENQRLAGNNRTLTAIEISKEGWNAGSNAVILVRDNNFPDALAGAVLAAAYDAPILLTNSKTLSPDTALEIERLQAQTIYILGGISAVSTAIEENLDIDYTVERITGGNRYETSANIAKYLHENQKLLTKKAVIAYAQNFPDALAISSWAAQNGVPILLSETNSLPAATSDALSTLQVTDTIITGGTGVISAQVESKLPNPIRYGGNNRYETAVSIINGLGQATDTLFVATGLNFPDALAGSALAAKQGKAILLVGNGIDPSVQTFLLGKVGQINKIYSVGGTTVVKPLALNQIYSCIVLEQPDEAFANAMNAIKALDKDTVNRYFSYDEFINSDEATSATITDENIALFYAYLDDNIVSTTINGDTATVTAEITNTDFAAVLDAYLDAVAELALEQSLLPEEEQLTDEEILQVVEQLLFDAIANEEQMVTTTIDVTLVKNNNSWTITMDDALVDAIMGGLISAFEDLLGELESELE
- a CDS encoding metal-dependent hydrolase, which translates into the protein MIFFGHLGLTGLAAKAAEKSLGKITMDYRVVFIGSILPDVIDKPIGRILFAETFQTGRVFAHTLLFIVLLLGIGIVRYYLCRKNGWLVLAGSCLMHDVFDAMWLIPQTFYWPFYGLDFYAPPNSAWIKSGLLRLISDPTLYIPEIIGFIIILYFIIKIIVRHRINVFIKNGVL